Genomic window (Oenanthe melanoleuca isolate GR-GAL-2019-014 chromosome 1A, OMel1.0, whole genome shotgun sequence):
CCCAAAAAGCTTCCAAACAGCTCTCCTCTCTaacagagaaactgaaataacCAATTTCTCCATCTAGTTTCCACTCATATCAAATTCTAGGAATGCCTAAAAATTTTCCTTACACCTTTCCAGTATCCTCAAACAACCCCATGTCAGTAAACTCCAGAGACAGGCTAATTGAAACACAACATTTTTATATGGTAATTGCCAGATATTTAGAACCTCATTaccaacacagaaaaaatataagtTTAACTTTCCCTTACTGTAACACATCAAAAAGCTTTCCTTTCTGACTGCTATGAGGTCCTCAGATGAGGGTGCCACTAAAGATGCAAAAATtgatctgaaataaaaatgagtttCCCAAAAGCCCATTAAACAAGATGTCAGTATCTCAGCCCCACTAAGGGCTGGCAGGCATGACAATGATGTACCCCCATGATTTGTAGCAAATATGGAATCTGAAGTTCCCTCTCAAAATGTGTGTGGGTATGAGAAACACTATGGTGAGATAAGGTTGGAAGATAACTGGTGCTAAAATATGGCTTCAGAACTTTAATTGAGAAGTTCTGCCTCAAGAATATGAGTTAATTTCTCCCATATAAACAATTTACAGtcctttaaaaagcagaatttaaaagtATCCATAGCTCCTCAAGGAGGAAAATGGATTTGTGGCTCTCAAGGGACAGCATGTCCAGCCATGCACATGCTCAGCAGGACAGACAAGTATTCTAAGAAAGCTGGAACTTTGCACAGCAACCTGAGGCACGGAAATTTTAGATCACAATCAAATACTGttaaaggaagaaagcaaaaatgatTAATAATTGGGATGCAGGTGTCCCCTAGAAACCAAGGAATGACTGAAGTCCCTTAGAAGCTTCAAACCAGTTAAAAGCCATGGTTACCTACCAGGGAGaagcaggacagcagagaaaaagaaaataatcaccAAAATCCCATTTAACTTCTAGAGCAGAAAAATTAGTGATTAGGGGGTTTAGTTCATAATGGTTCTGTAAGAGAAACAACTGCATTAGCAGCATTTGATGTGAGGAATGGAAAGGAAAGATCTGTGTGGTGCTCATATTTACCACTGCACATGAAAGTGTGCTTGTGCCATGAAATCAACACGAAAAACCTGATTAAAAGAAACCCTCCACATACAACACAGAACCAGCCTAAGAAGCCTGGTGACACATTGTTTCCCCAGCCTCTCCAGCCTCCTGTTTATGCTGGATGATCTCAGGATAGGGATCACCCTATTTATGCTCATCCAGTACAAAGTAACTATTATTTGTACAACAGCACCCAATAATTAGGGAGCTAATGAACCAGCACTTGAAATGCGTTAGGTACACTCATGAATAATCATCAACAGTTATAATAAAACAGATGTGTATAAAGGAATTCCAACTGTTATGttttaaagcacaaaacaaCTGTTAGCTGGGGAGTGTTGTGAAACTTAGCTGTAGGTTACACTCAGGATAAGCATGCATTACAGAAACCTCACTAAATGTCACTGGAGGCATCATACCAGCCTAGCTGGAGTCCTGCAGTCCATGCCCTAGAAAGACATGGAATGGGACACACAGTAGGATGGATGGAAGGTGATGGGTCTCACTTGGAGAATACACTTTGCTctaatttttaagcttttccCACTGAAAGGAAGAGCTCCCACAAGTGCCAGAGGATGGAGTGTGATGAGCATACACCTCACAGATGGATTCATACTCACATCTTGTCTTGGCCTGCGCCCACTCTCAAAGTCAGCCGAGGAATAACCGGTGATGGAGCTGGAACAACTGGTTCCACCTTTATCTGTACAGGGGAACACAATCATCAATCAAAGACTGCAAGCAGACTCccaaaatatattaattacaTGAAAGCACTGATGGAGTTAACCAGAGCATATCAACTTAATGAGACAAAACTACGACAGACTCATCACTGCTCTCTCTCATCTCATCCCAAGGATGGATCTCAGGTTGTGGGGAGTCCCAGATGCAGCAATTCACAAACACAAACTCTAAGCTAAAGAAACCAATCTGAAATTTTGCTGCATTTGTTACCTCCTGATATCATTTGTTAGCAAATCTTCCTGATTAAGTAGTTTTCTAGAGACACAAAACTTCCCAGTTAGTTTCTAAACAATGACATGAAATGCTTTGATCTTAGTATTCAAACTTGTCTGGCACCCATTGGTGTTTGCACATTTTTCTGAGAtttaaattcaattatttttcagattcatCACATAAATGTACCATGACACTCTTGAATCAAAAGGAGagacaaaaacaagcaaataaactCCAAGATGAATTCAGCAACACTGAATACTTTATGAAAGTTCTTATCCACACAGGCATAACATGCACTGCATTTTACTGCAGTTAGGCTGAGGTTTTTAATGACTACTTTTCAAGCGGCCTGGGATTTCCATCATGGTATCTGGTGGAGTTTAGGCCACTTGAATATGTCCTTGAACTTATGGTACCAGCATTTGCCAAAATTACCAACTCCCACTGAGCTACTGGTTTGCAAAACCTGTACAGAATGACCACAGATGCTACAGCTGACACTGTGATGATTCTCCAGCCAGTCATTACTCATGTCCATATATGACAAGTATACACATTACATATAGAGAGATATATAAAGAGAGATGGAGACTGATCTCATTTTAAGTATGTGTATCACcatatttaataaaacaatCACTTGGCTGAATCTGCTCCAGGAACTTAAGAGTCAAAGTGAATATGCATACACTAAATGGAAACCTGATCAAATCTCCAGTTTCACAAAGCTTTCACAGAAAAAGGGAGGGCAAACAATCaatgcaaagcacagaaagcagtgTGGGAGAGAGCAGGCCAGAGTGGGAGGACTCAAGTGGGACTTATTTTGAGAAAGGTAATAGAATCTTGTGGCACACATTTTGGCAAAAGAATTGGAGCTGCTCTCTAGGAGATGTCCAGGccagagagagaaggagagcaGCCTGAGTGATGTTCCTGCTCTGACACAGTGAACTGTGCTTTGCAATACAGCTCTCCATGGATATGGATTAGCTGATTTCACAGGCCTCTCTCCATGCTTTGTTTATGTAGAACCATTTTTTGTTACATCATTCCCTTGGAGTGTTGCAAGAGTATTTTTCCTCAGAAGCTTCTAATGCCTGCAACAATTTCATTGCAATCTTCCACAGagccttttctctgttttcccagCATCTTAACCTGTAATATCCCACTGCTTAGAGACTGAAACTGAACCCTGGGTACTGGAGGCTCAGGACTATGACTATGGCTTTACACAGGCTATCCTACCTCTTTCCCTGCAggttttctcctccttctttaGTGCCTGTTTTAAATACAAAACGTTTTAGgacagacactgctgctgcagcttccagcacaCATCACAGAGAGATGTCCACATCATTTATAAAGGTCCTTGGTACTACTCCAAACAATGGTGGTGTGGGCTCATGGGGCAGAAGAAAAGCACATAAATTACTTCTTTATGCTCAGATACCGATATCACAGtctgctgggagaggaaaacAGGCTCCACCACAATGCTAAATATTATCCTTTGATACAAGAGAGGAAGCATCTTTCTACAAAGTGAATTTGTGGGTTTACATCATGAGACCAGGGAGAAAACCAAGGAGCATTCACAGTTACATCTTGCAGAGCTTGGTCTTCCTCTACACTGATGACAGGATTTTGATACAGGAGCAAGGGCAGCTCACTTTGGGGCAGCTCTTgcaagccctgccctgctgcaagGATGGCTCCATTTCTCTTGAAGCAGTTCCTCAACTACTTTAGTTTCTAGCTCAGCTTATTAAGGTTAGCTGAAACTGggtcagcagctgctccctgagctgctcagtCACTCCTACAGCATGCCTGGTAATCTCTGGAGTACAAGTGGGGTGTAACTGCTCCAAGTGTTTGCTTTTCATCCGGTGGAGCTTGCAAGGCAGTGCCCCAGATCTCCTTTTCTGGCTCCAAGGGCAGCACCCAACACCACTGCAGGGCATGGAGCTGCAGGCAAGCCTGAGACAAAGCTTGTCCTCCTTGGTGCCACCACCAAACACTCCCAGCATGAAGCTTTCAGCTTCTGCTTTCTGCCATTTATGCAGTGCTCtgtttgctgctctgtgcctttcAGCAATATTCCAGGAAAAACTTGATTAAAAGCCTCAATCACCCAACAGGATGGGATGCACACTTAGGAAATAACAACAAGGCTCAGAAATGGGAACATTACAGCTGAGTCAGTCTTTTGTTTAACTACAGCAATATTAGAAATGGGACTGTGATATTTCTCCTGGCTATCAGGAGCTGAAACTGCAGTGAGCCCACAAACTCATCTCCCAGGTTGTGCTCACACCTCGAGGAGCGCTGGGCAGATTAAACATCCAAGCTGTAACTTGATCAtttgctcctgcagcacaacTGCTGCCTAAATAAGTCATTGTGTGATCTAAAAGCTAAATTAAGGAAACATGTACTTTTAGGGGTTAAAACGAAAGAGCAGCATTCTGGAGTAATACTGGGAATTGGGGCCAGCAGAAGAGCATTTACAGTGGATTACTAAGCTTCCCAAATCACCAAAGAGGTAAAGTCCAGCAATATAAGACTCCTTTGTAGCTAACTAAAAATACATTGTCAGTGGATTTGTCCAGTTTTATGTATAAGCAATACTTCTTTCACCTGAACTAATACTAGTAGTCATATAAGCCCCTTATTGCCatgtgctgcattttttttgctAATCTTCAAGGATTTAGCTTCTTTGCCACATACCTCAGGGCACCAACTGATAAAGCTCTAACTCTCCATTTTTCCAGGACACCAGCAGTGCGGCCttgcaaaaaatgaaaatcgCTCAAGAGATTTAAAggggaaatttatttttaaaatcctgactTGCAGCAAAGAGgtggatttaaaaaaagcttATCTCTCAAGAAtcagtttaaattttaattctatCTAGGGACTCTTTCATGCATTCTAGCTTTAAAGTTTATCTTTTGACAGGGACTTTTTGCCAAGGTAATGGGCAGCTATATCAATTTAATTTGTCCAAGTTTTTATTAGTGTTGAACTCCTTTTcctaatatatatatacatggTGAGTCTATATTGAAGTTTTACCAGTTTGTTTATGTGACTGTTTATCATTCTAAAGCAAACTTGGCACAGACAGctgcagaagaaatgcaaaactgaATGTATGGAAAACAAGCAACTCATTGCCACTATTTTACATACACCCATATttaacttaaaaagaaaactcagcAGAAATTCTCAATGAAATACTGCCAAAATAGCTCATGCAGACAAGTAAAATGAGGAGTCTGTGAAAGTGTTGCTGCAGTCTAAAACCAGACATGAAATTATCATGGACAACTGGGCCATCACTCTGTTGATCACCAACTCATCCACAGCAGACAAACCTTAGTCCTGCACATCGCCCAAATTCTGCATGGAAAAACCATTtgcaaacttaaaaaaaagtatcaaGTTTTGAAATCAGCACTTTGCTTCAAGTCCAGCAGGTAAGAGAAGAGTGGCAAGAAAAGGAGAGTGAGGAATGTCCCAAATCTGAGCTGGTATAAAACGAGTATTACACTCAAAGCAGGACATAAAGAGCATCCTGGTATAAATGGAACTCACACAGTGCTTCCTAAGGCTAAGGATAGAGATTTAGGAACTCTTGTATCCAAGGTTATCACACAGGAAGAcaatctctttcttttcttctttcttttcaatatTAACAACTTAATGCGTATTATAAGGTgaagtgacaaaaaaaattagagtAAATCCTGAATTAGGGGAGCTGCTTCTAATGGGATTTCAAATCTGATAACATGCAAATATGCTGGTTTCATTtcttaaatattaaatgtattCTCAAGATTAGGTGATAttgcaaagaagaaattatCTTTGGCTGATGTAAATCAGTAAGAGTTACAGGAATGGAAGGAGCTCAAACCCCTTGAAAATTAGCTCTCCCCTTCTGTCTCTCAAGCATAAAACTTGAAACAAAAGGTGACATTTGAACACTTAGAccataatttgaaaataattcttttactTCAAACAAATCAGAGCATCAAGGGGGCAGATCTGCTAAGAGAAGACTCAGCAACTCTTTTGAGCATGTTAGATAACATTTATTTGAAGGCAATCAGCTTCTCATTTCTGTCCACCTGGGAATCTCCAGGCTTCTACAAATTTTGAAACAGCAGACTTTTCGAAACAAAATTTAAAGTTTATATGAAAGATATAGGGTTGCTGCTATTTTAGGGGAAACCTACAAAACAAACTTTCTGCATCACAACACATCCctttgctgtgtgtgctgttgCTGAGTCTGAGCCTCAGCTTTTCCAAGTGAAATGTTAAGAAAAGCCAGGACAATCGCACATTTCAAATTCACAGAACTAGATTGCactgattttgttttccaatGAGGTGTGACAATCTCTGAAGCTCTTGGTGGACACATTCCTTGGAGCTGTTATTAAAAACCACCCTTCTCCTCAAAGCTCTTGGACAATTTtcagcagcaaacacaggaaTCCATGTGGATTCTTCAAGCAAGTGTGCCACCTCAACTCATCCAACCAGCTTACCTTTTCATGTTtgtgtttctccttttctttttctttcttttctttttctttcctctccttttccttctccttcttttccttttctttgtccttctccctttctttctttttcttcttctcttttttgtccttcttcttctctttcggtttctctttctcctcaaaCAGTTTTTCAGGTAGCATGGGAGACAAGGAAGGTAACATGCTGGGAAGCCTCATGGCAGATGGTGTGCTGAACAAGGGCATAGACATTTCTTTGGGAGGCAACACAAGAGGTGCTGATGGCACCTTTATCTTATCTTCCTTACCCTTATCTTTGagtttctctttgtcttttttatccttgtcctttttgcctttctctttctctttctttttatctttatgtttttctctctcttttttggTATTGCCATCTTTCAACTTTACTTTTGTGTCAGCATCCTCAAAGTCCTTTAGTTTGAATTTATACGGATCAGGATCATCCTCTTTGAGTAGTTCCTTCCACTGAAACTTTGCTTCCTTGTTTCCTTCCTTGTCTTTATCTTTCTCCTTGTTCTTTTCCTTatccttatttttctccttgttcttctctttatccttttctttttgtttttctttcttcttcatcttagttttcagctcttttttcaatttctttttcacttctgtCGATGAAGCCAACTTGGTTTTCTCTTCATAGACTTTGAGAAGAGGCTCTGGAGTTGGAGGTGaagcagaaggagaagagaagtAAGGGAAGCTGGTAGGTGGATTAGAAGGTGTCCCCATGTTTGCTTTCCGAATGACTTCATCAATGGAGTCATCCATTGTCCATGAAATGTCTGAACTCGAAGTCCCACCTGAGGCAGGTATTGGAGTTGCTCCTGCCTTATTTGCATTATTGGCAGGAACAGAAGGTTTAGGAGTTGTAGACTCTGAAATAGAAAGTCTTTTAGGACTGGTAAAAATTTCCCCTTCTGATTCAGACCCAGAGGAAAACTCGAAGGGATCGGGTTCTCGTTCTGCACACGCACGAGCAATCACAGCATCGATTGAATCATCAATGGTCTTGTCCATGACCGGCGCTTTCTTCACCTGGCTGTCCATATTTGGCTTGGGGGCAGGCTCAGGGGGTGTCTGTCCCTGTTTCActtgaatattttcctttcctatcTTCTCACTCAGTGCAGCCAGAGGCGTTCTGCTCGGTGTTTCAGGCTTCACAGGTGGCTGCGGAACATGAGCAGGAACCTTTGGacttttggggctttttgggcTCTTGGCACGGCCtggtgactttttttctttggatCCAGGTTTTGGTGAACGAATGGGACTCCCAGCTACCACTGGTGAGGGTGTAGTTTTCGGTGATTTTGTCTTTTGACCCGGAGAACTTGTCTTGGACTTCGTTTTGGGTACAAACGGCTTTGCCTCTAAAGGTTTGGGGGTCAGCACTTGGGGTTTTGCAATGGGAGCCAACATGGGCGGTTCTGGGGAAGGAGGGGCTAAGTCTGTACTGTCCTGAACGTGAACTGGAGAAAGCATTGGTGGGActttttgtgtatttattgAGCTAAGAGGCTCACGTGGTTCCACTGCTCCGTCCAAGGCATCCCCTTTGGAAACAGACAGTTTTGGCCTTTTCACAGGTGGGAATTCCTCAGCATCAGGACTTTCTAATGGTCTCTTGCTCAAGTAGTTCTCATCATTAATTGCCTCATCCTCTTCCATATCTCCTTCTTCTTCCAGTGGGACCTGCATGGCCTCTGCAGATGTACCTCCATCGGTAGGaacctgctcctcttcctcttctgtaACAAAGAACATTTAGAAGAGCGTTAGGATAATTGAAATGTGTTTTACAGAAACAAACAAGCACCAGAGCAAATATTCATGTGCAGCTCAACCCATAAGAGACAACTGGCCACCTAAAGGCTACTTACTGGTCTATCTGGGGCACCTCCTGTCTCACACCAGCCACTGCTGGAACTGGCAGGTGCCCTCACTGCAGTGTAACACTGAACACATGAGCAAAGGAGAGGAGGGTAGAGCTCACCCatggcagagcctgcagagcaggCCTAAAGTGTCACTTCTACCCTAAACCACCCTAATGACTTCATTCATTAGGGAAAGAGGTTGAAGCATTTATTTGCTGTAACACAGTGTCAAAGCAAAGTGTCAAAGTAAAATTAACCAGAACTGTCTTTCTTGCCCATATATCGCACAATTTTGCTGCAGATTAACTACCAAGAAAACATCTTCCTAAACCTAGTTTATTCTTCCTGAAGCAGCACAGTCTGAAGGTTAAGAAAGAGGACTAAGGCCCATTCAACCTGCCAGGTTCAGTCTGTGATACCATCtaagagctgctgcaggtggacATTATCTGTTATGACTGTATGGGAATGTCCCAGcatggtgtgtgtgtgttggtttGGATCAGGAACGTGCCTTTGAAATGCATTTCCCCATCATCTCCCTTactgttgttttctttgcattgtGGGACAATCCTGGAGTGCATATGCAGTCTTCTACAGCAGTGATACCAAAATGAAGGGGGAATCCACTTAACACATTCCAGAGCAAGTGAGCATTCGGGCTGTGAGACCAAAAAccagcttttgaaaacaaaataaacctgAAATCTACTGTGTAGACATCCCACATCAACTATTCCAAACCAGTGTGGATACCATCTGTGTGACggctctgtttttttttgtttaataaaaattaattttttttccctacataCAACACCACCTTCAAACCCACATATGACACTATGGtgcagggaaaagagaaaactcaCTTGAGATCTCCCAACAAATCCacagtaaatttaaaaagagaaccTCTGATCTCCACAACCACAGTCAAGCACTTTATCCTCTTGGATACACTTCCTCACTTTCCAAATGGAATTATCCGAGCAGGAAAAAGGATTCTTAGTCCTGAATAAGAATGTCTACACAGGCATTAACCTGACACATTTGTATTTGCAGTCATTATATCATTACACCTCTGCTGGCTGATAGTCCTACACAGACAACCTCATTTCACTTTACCCCAAGTTCTGTTTACCCACCTGCAAAAACTCAAGACATTTTGTCTAGCAGGGCTTCTGAGGAAAGATACCCAGTGCCCCAAGATTCTCACATGAAAGATGTATTCATGTGGACAGTGGCTAAAGCCCAACTTCTTAATGAGCAGGTAGCTTTAacaaagaaagcagcaagaaaCTTGAAACATTCCACTAAACACTATTTAAAACTTAGTAAGACAGCATCTTTCTGAAATATCTCTTTTCAAGGAgttta
Coding sequences:
- the TAF3 gene encoding transcription initiation factor TFIID subunit 3 gives rise to the protein MCETYSRWLLRVSVAQICQALGWDSVQVSACDLLTDVLQRYLQGLGRGCHRYCELYGRTDPILDDVGDAFKLMGVNLHELEDYIHNIEPVTFAHQIPSFPVSKNNVLQFPQLGSKDAEERKEYIPDYLPPIVSSQEEEEEEQVPTDGGTSAEAMQVPLEEEGDMEEDEAINDENYLSKRPLESPDAEEFPPVKRPKLSVSKGDALDGAVEPREPLSSINTQKVPPMLSPVHVQDSTDLAPPSPEPPMLAPIAKPQVLTPKPLEAKPFVPKTKSKTSSPGQKTKSPKTTPSPVVAGSPIRSPKPGSKEKKSPGRAKSPKSPKSPKVPAHVPQPPVKPETPSRTPLAALSEKIGKENIQVKQGQTPPEPAPKPNMDSQVKKAPVMDKTIDDSIDAVIARACAEREPDPFEFSSGSESEGEIFTSPKRLSISESTTPKPSVPANNANKAGATPIPASGGTSSSDISWTMDDSIDEVIRKANMGTPSNPPTSFPYFSSPSASPPTPEPLLKVYEEKTKLASSTEVKKKLKKELKTKMKKKEKQKEKDKEKNKEKNKDKEKNKEKDKDKEGNKEAKFQWKELLKEDDPDPYKFKLKDFEDADTKVKLKDGNTKKEREKHKDKKKEKEKGKKDKDKKDKEKLKDKGKEDKIKVPSAPLVLPPKEMSMPLFSTPSAMRLPSMLPSLSPMLPEKLFEEKEKPKEKKKDKKEKKKKKEREKDKEKEKKEKEKERKEKEKKEKEKEKHKHEKIKVEPVVPAPSPVIPRLTLRVGAGQDKIVISKVVSAPEAKPSTPAARPKTPPPVPSPVPAPVHVTPPPAPAPPPPQATISPVLIPPPSPAVSAAGGSKAPVRSVVTETVSTYVIRDEWGNQIWICPGCNKPDDGSPMIGCDDCDDWYHWPCVGLTAAPPEEMQWFCSKCANKRKDKKHKKRKHRAH